From Leptotrichia wadei, one genomic window encodes:
- a CDS encoding B-box zinc finger protein produces the protein MKCFYHHDRDAHAVCKNCSKAICSDCTVNIGGEMYCPDCFSGLIDYQEKYLSKLRMIYIVSGIIAAVIFFMNVGKNLEGALLLAIWIGSAPIGLFAAKNARNPYIPVTFEGFGRLLLIKLGVALIFGPIYAIISIFNYLSTSKTVQENKALLEKITCR, from the coding sequence ATGAAATGTTTTTATCATCATGACAGAGATGCCCATGCTGTATGTAAAAACTGCAGCAAGGCAATTTGTAGTGACTGTACAGTAAATATAGGTGGAGAAATGTATTGCCCTGACTGTTTTAGCGGTTTAATTGATTATCAGGAAAAATATTTATCAAAATTAAGAATGATATACATTGTAAGTGGAATCATAGCAGCTGTGATATTTTTTATGAATGTAGGAAAAAATCTTGAAGGAGCTTTACTTCTGGCTATATGGATTGGAAGTGCTCCAATAGGCTTGTTTGCTGCAAAAAATGCACGAAATCCATATATCCCAGTCACTTTTGAAGGATTTGGAAGATTATTATTAATAAAATTAGGAGTAGCTCTTATATTTGGACCAATTTATGCAATAATTTCGATTTTTAATTATTTAAGTACATCAAAAACAGTTCAAGAAAATAAAGCTTTGCTTGAAAAAATAACATGTCGTTAA
- a CDS encoding ABC transporter substrate-binding protein, which translates to MKKILCLISLLALFVLSCGAKTAKDKNVIKVGVIGALTGNVAQYGTSTINGFKLRVKEINAAGGINGKKIELVVADSKGDAQEAINAFKKMVSQDKIDIFMGEVTSGPSLAIAPLAQQAKIPMITATGTAFDITKDKDFIFRTTFTDPYQGVIVAKYAKAKGYKNITVLTNTGSDYSVGLANAFKEQAKKEGIQVKEEQYTADDKDFRALLTKVKGYNPEVIFVPDYYNTIGLILTQSKELGINAQFMGGDGWDGIQTNFGKVANGAIFASQFAPDDPDQHVQKFIAEYKKEYKADPIIFAALGYDTGTILETALKNVKDLSSKDEIKDAIKNFTGTNLVTGSLKYDSERNPEKKVTFIEVKDGKLTLKEKF; encoded by the coding sequence ATGAAAAAGATATTATGTTTAATTTCATTATTGGCATTGTTTGTACTTAGCTGCGGAGCTAAAACTGCAAAAGATAAAAATGTTATAAAAGTTGGTGTTATTGGAGCTTTGACTGGAAATGTAGCGCAATATGGAACAAGTACAATTAATGGATTTAAGTTAAGAGTAAAGGAAATAAATGCCGCTGGTGGAATTAACGGTAAAAAAATCGAACTTGTTGTGGCAGATAGTAAGGGAGATGCACAGGAAGCAATCAATGCATTTAAAAAAATGGTTTCACAAGATAAAATTGATATTTTTATGGGAGAAGTTACATCTGGACCATCTCTTGCAATTGCACCGCTTGCACAACAAGCAAAAATTCCTATGATTACAGCAACTGGAACTGCATTTGATATTACAAAAGATAAAGATTTTATATTTAGAACAACATTTACAGATCCTTATCAAGGTGTTATCGTTGCAAAATATGCAAAAGCAAAAGGTTATAAAAATATTACAGTATTGACTAATACAGGTAGTGATTATTCTGTTGGACTTGCAAATGCATTTAAGGAACAAGCTAAAAAAGAAGGAATCCAAGTTAAAGAAGAACAATATACTGCTGATGACAAAGACTTTAGAGCATTGCTTACAAAAGTAAAAGGATATAATCCTGAAGTAATTTTTGTACCTGATTATTATAATACAATTGGATTAATTTTGACACAATCAAAAGAACTTGGAATAAACGCTCAATTTATGGGTGGAGATGGATGGGATGGAATCCAAACTAACTTTGGAAAAGTTGCTAATGGAGCAATTTTTGCAAGTCAATTTGCACCAGATGATCCTGACCAACATGTTCAAAAATTCATTGCTGAATATAAAAAGGAATATAAAGCTGATCCAATTATTTTTGCGGCTTTAGGATACGATACTGGAACAATTTTAGAAACTGCATTGAAAAATGTAAAAGATCTTTCTTCAAAAGATGAAATTAAAGATGCAATTAAGAACTTTACTGGAACAAATCTTGTTACAGGTTCATTAAAATATGATTCAGAAAGAAACCCTGAAAAGAAAGTTACATTTATTGAAGTAAAAGATGGAAAACTTACATTAAAAGAAAAATTCTAA
- a CDS encoding Cof-type HAD-IIB family hydrolase, with protein sequence MDYKLIATDMDGTLLDEEHGITRENVEAIVKVQREKGVKFVLASGRPSYAMLEYAKELQMDEYEGYVLAFNGGELIDMKTNEVIFHEGLEKKDIENVYKVSKEINVPMILYVGDTIYGTEATEGVMYEADQCKMKFQKFDSLEELEKKGIDKTTKCMIIGTPEEVLIAEEHMNKVHGNDYFIAISKPIFLEIANKNVDKGKTLKKLGEIENIKPEEMIAVGDSANDKPLLKLVGMPVAVENAIPEIKSISKFISTSNMEHGLKTVIEKFFEI encoded by the coding sequence ATGGATTATAAATTAATTGCAACTGATATGGATGGAACGTTGCTGGATGAAGAACATGGGATAACAAGGGAGAATGTTGAGGCGATTGTGAAAGTTCAAAGGGAAAAGGGTGTTAAATTTGTGCTTGCAAGCGGTAGACCTAGTTATGCGATGCTTGAGTATGCGAAGGAACTTCAGATGGATGAGTATGAAGGTTACGTGCTGGCATTTAACGGTGGCGAATTAATTGATATGAAGACAAATGAAGTGATTTTTCACGAAGGGCTGGAAAAAAAGGATATTGAAAATGTTTATAAGGTTTCAAAGGAAATAAATGTTCCGATGATTTTGTATGTTGGAGATACGATTTATGGGACAGAGGCAACAGAAGGAGTAATGTACGAAGCAGATCAATGTAAAATGAAATTCCAAAAATTTGATTCGCTTGAAGAATTAGAAAAAAAAGGAATTGATAAAACTACAAAATGCATGATTATTGGAACGCCTGAAGAAGTATTAATAGCCGAAGAGCATATGAATAAAGTTCATGGAAATGACTACTTTATTGCCATTTCAAAGCCAATATTTTTAGAAATTGCCAATAAAAATGTGGATAAAGGGAAGACATTGAAAAAATTGGGAGAAATCGAAAATATAAAGCCTGAGGAAATGATAGCGGTTGGAGATAGTGCAAATGATAAGCCATTATTGAAACTTGTGGGAATGCCTGTGGCTGTGGAAAATGCTATTCCTGAAATTAAAAGTATTTCTAAATTTATTTCAACTTCAAATATGGAACATGGATTAAAAACAGTAATTGAGAAATTTTTTGAAATATAA
- a CDS encoding branched-chain amino acid ABC transporter permease, giving the protein MLKSFIEQTINGLQTGSIYALIALGYTMVYGIVKLINFAHGDILMVGAYVTLIAVSNGMPLILAIFLSIIFCAILGVVIDFFAYRPIRNAPKISALITAIGMSFLLESLALIIFGANPRVIDPKYIPAFLSNDNKMKLGFLEISTLTIFVIVITIICMVALNLFIKKTKLGKATRAVSQDTGAAQLMGINVNRTIAITFAIGSGLGALGGALYAIVYPQIEPYMGMLPGLKAFIAAVFGGIGSIPGAMVGGYVLGLLEAYVKGSSLTTWANPIVFGVLILILIFRPNGLFGKNMKEKV; this is encoded by the coding sequence ATGTTAAAGAGTTTTATTGAACAAACTATTAACGGACTGCAAACTGGAAGTATTTATGCCCTGATTGCTTTGGGATATACAATGGTTTACGGAATCGTTAAACTTATAAATTTTGCACACGGTGATATACTTATGGTAGGAGCTTATGTTACGCTTATCGCTGTGTCAAATGGGATGCCATTAATACTGGCTATTTTTTTGTCAATCATTTTTTGTGCGATCTTAGGAGTTGTAATCGACTTTTTTGCATATCGTCCGATTAGGAATGCGCCTAAGATTTCAGCGTTGATTACAGCGATTGGAATGAGTTTCTTGCTGGAAAGTCTGGCACTTATAATATTTGGAGCAAATCCGAGAGTTATTGATCCAAAATATATACCGGCATTTTTATCAAATGATAATAAAATGAAGCTAGGATTTTTGGAAATTAGTACGCTTACAATATTTGTAATTGTAATCACAATAATATGCATGGTAGCTTTAAATTTATTTATTAAAAAGACAAAATTGGGAAAAGCTACAAGAGCGGTTTCACAAGATACAGGAGCGGCACAGCTTATGGGGATTAATGTAAATAGAACTATTGCCATAACATTTGCTATTGGTTCTGGACTTGGTGCATTGGGTGGAGCATTATATGCGATTGTTTATCCGCAAATTGAGCCATATATGGGAATGCTGCCAGGACTGAAGGCATTTATTGCGGCTGTATTTGGAGGAATTGGAAGTATTCCTGGAGCTATGGTTGGAGGATATGTTTTAGGACTGCTTGAAGCATATGTAAAAGGATCATCGCTTACAACTTGGGCAAATCCGATTGTATTTGGGGTGCTTATATTAATATTGATTTTTAGACCAAATGGATTGTTTGGAAAAAATATGAAGGAAAAAGTATAA
- a CDS encoding YARHG domain-containing protein → MKKLSIVILILAFIASCSNQNKDNNAKDTRYQSATYTKPQNPQGATVALNSTDFRVDNDFIYYKGAIFTGKITFDLPQKSGYFFVSNGKLQGETEINYKLTGTKKVQVYEEGKLMQLTQTENNVTTVVDYSDDPASIDNRKIVKVATKYDKDSYSMDFVTLDGEIKKDGKTLKDLEVKEEDYQKYVSGVVGENGGVYKIYYSFDNSTGEVSETRYKLDSKKQKSEILSGVRKLSEINMVLENGMTLFRRIMSATGESATPAATTPVPGQSGQPAAPAPNATNSANTTNPANPPAQSGQDEDLATLDRVYDEVMHKNNENILKTFSKQKLGYIRNTLFAKKGYIFTKNLEYANYFSKKSWYQGRYNTDNLLNKEEQKFVEIIRKYEK, encoded by the coding sequence ATGAAAAAACTATCAATAGTAATTCTTATTTTGGCATTTATAGCATCTTGTTCAAACCAAAATAAGGATAATAATGCAAAAGATACTAGATATCAATCAGCTACTTATACAAAGCCGCAAAATCCACAAGGAGCTACGGTTGCATTAAATTCAACTGATTTTAGGGTTGACAACGATTTTATCTATTATAAAGGAGCAATTTTTACAGGAAAAATTACATTTGATCTTCCACAAAAAAGCGGATATTTCTTTGTAAGTAATGGAAAATTGCAAGGGGAAACTGAAATAAATTATAAATTGACTGGAACGAAGAAAGTGCAAGTTTATGAGGAAGGAAAACTTATGCAGCTTACTCAAACTGAAAATAATGTAACAACTGTCGTAGATTATTCTGATGATCCTGCTTCTATCGATAACCGAAAAATTGTAAAGGTTGCTACAAAATATGATAAAGACTCGTATTCAATGGATTTTGTAACTTTGGATGGAGAAATTAAAAAAGATGGAAAAACTTTGAAGGATTTGGAAGTAAAAGAAGAAGATTATCAAAAATATGTAAGCGGAGTAGTTGGAGAAAATGGCGGAGTTTATAAAATTTACTATAGCTTTGACAACTCAACTGGAGAAGTTTCTGAAACACGATATAAACTTGATTCTAAAAAACAAAAAAGCGAAATATTGTCTGGAGTTAGAAAATTAAGTGAAATTAATATGGTGCTTGAAAATGGAATGACTTTATTTAGAAGAATAATGTCAGCTACTGGAGAAAGTGCCACTCCTGCTGCTACAACTCCAGTTCCAGGACAATCAGGACAGCCTGCCGCTCCTGCTCCAAATGCAACAAATTCAGCAAATACAACTAATCCAGCCAATCCACCAGCACAGTCTGGTCAGGATGAGGATTTGGCGACATTGGACAGAGTTTATGATGAAGTTATGCATAAAAATAATGAAAATATTTTAAAAACTTTTTCAAAACAAAAATTGGGATACATAAGAAATACATTATTTGCTAAAAAAGGATACATATTTACAAAAAATCTTGAATATGCTAACTATTTTTCTAAAAAAAGCTGGTATCAAGGAAGATACAACACAGATAACCTTTTAAACAAAGAAGAACAAAAATTTGTTGAGATAATACGAAAATATGAAAAATAA
- a CDS encoding ABC transporter ATP-binding protein has product MLNVNDLNVYYGGIHAIKNISFQIKKGEIVSLIGANGAGKTSTLHAISGLVPIKSGEISLSGENITNADAYKLVSRGMAHVPEGRRIFTELTVLENLEMGAYTRNDVEQIKKDMEHMFSLFPRLAERKKQLAGTMSGGEQQMLAMARALMSNPSLLLLDEPSMGLAPLLVQEIFNIIEKINKEENVTVLLVEQNANMALSIADRGYVLETGKIILEGTGKELLTNPEIKKAYLGG; this is encoded by the coding sequence ATTTTAAATGTAAATGACTTAAATGTCTACTATGGCGGAATTCATGCTATAAAAAACATTTCATTTCAAATAAAAAAAGGTGAAATCGTTTCCCTAATTGGTGCAAATGGAGCTGGAAAAACATCCACACTTCACGCTATTTCAGGGCTTGTACCAATAAAATCAGGAGAAATTTCCTTGAGCGGAGAAAATATAACCAATGCTGATGCCTATAAGCTTGTCAGCCGTGGAATGGCACATGTTCCAGAAGGCCGTAGAATCTTTACAGAGCTGACTGTGCTGGAAAACTTGGAAATGGGAGCATACACAAGAAATGATGTGGAACAAATAAAAAAAGACATGGAACACATGTTCTCGCTATTCCCAAGACTTGCTGAACGTAAAAAGCAATTGGCAGGAACAATGAGTGGAGGAGAACAGCAAATGCTGGCAATGGCAAGAGCTTTGATGTCAAATCCTTCATTATTATTACTGGATGAGCCGTCAATGGGGCTAGCGCCACTATTAGTGCAGGAAATCTTCAACATCATTGAAAAAATCAACAAGGAGGAAAATGTAACTGTATTGTTGGTAGAACAAAATGCCAATATGGCGCTTTCAATCGCAGATAGAGGATATGTTCTGGAAACTGGGAAAATCATTTTGGAAGGAACAGGGAAGGAACTGCTTACAAATCCTGAAATTAAGAAGGCCTATTTGGGAGGATAA
- a CDS encoding ABC transporter ATP-binding protein — translation MSLLKTTDLGISFGGLRAVDDVNVEIKEGELVGLIGPNGAGKTTIFNLLTGVYKPTDGDISINQISINKKTTPQIVALGVARTFQNIRLFKELSVLDNVKLAFNNSMNYNTFEAIFRLPRFWKEEKEVTDKALDLLDIFDMAEMANITAGNLSYGQQRKLEIARALATNPKLLLLDEPAAGMNPNETKELMNTISFIRNKFKIAILLIEHDMDLVMGICERLYVLNFGRIIASGLPDEIQNNKEVITAYLGE, via the coding sequence ATGTCATTATTAAAAACGACAGATTTGGGAATATCTTTTGGAGGGCTAAGAGCAGTTGATGATGTAAATGTTGAAATAAAAGAAGGCGAGCTAGTTGGGCTGATTGGACCGAATGGAGCTGGAAAAACAACAATATTTAACTTGCTTACAGGTGTTTATAAACCTACAGACGGGGATATTTCTATAAATCAGATTAGTATAAATAAGAAAACTACTCCACAAATAGTTGCTTTAGGAGTTGCCAGAACATTTCAAAATATTAGGCTGTTTAAGGAACTAAGCGTATTAGACAATGTAAAGCTGGCATTTAACAATAGTATGAATTATAATACTTTTGAAGCGATTTTTAGACTTCCTAGATTTTGGAAGGAAGAAAAGGAAGTGACAGATAAGGCGCTTGATTTGCTGGATATTTTTGACATGGCTGAAATGGCGAATATTACTGCTGGAAACTTGTCTTATGGACAGCAAAGAAAACTGGAAATAGCAAGAGCTTTGGCTACAAATCCTAAATTGCTGCTGCTAGATGAGCCGGCGGCTGGAATGAATCCGAATGAAACGAAGGAATTAATGAATACAATTAGCTTTATAAGAAATAAGTTTAAAATTGCAATTTTGTTAATTGAACATGATATGGATCTGGTAATGGGAATTTGTGAAAGATTATATGTGCTAAACTTTGGAAGAATCATTGCTTCAGGGCTTCCGGATGAAATTCAGAATAATAAGGAAGTTATCACAGCTTATTTAGGAGAATAA
- a CDS encoding outer membrane beta-barrel protein, with protein sequence MKKTLIGLFLVLGAASFADAGKVEVKGGIDFGGKYHYEKDWRTQKTKNSSGEIGVEYRNEVVPGLEVGGGTAFQFHKDLKDKVKGQNEKNYNSVPVYATAKYTFDTQTVVKPYVKGDLGYSFNSGNHDYGVLGKFKAKNGLYYGVGGGINFNNVNVELMYKENQGEYKYEGPVRVNSKYDANYRRVSLGVGYNFNLGN encoded by the coding sequence ATGAAAAAAACATTAATTGGTTTATTTCTAGTTTTAGGAGCAGCTTCATTTGCAGATGCAGGAAAAGTAGAAGTTAAAGGTGGAATAGATTTTGGTGGAAAATACCATTATGAAAAAGATTGGAGAACTCAAAAAACTAAAAACAGTTCAGGAGAAATTGGAGTTGAATACAGAAACGAAGTAGTTCCTGGATTAGAAGTTGGAGGAGGTACAGCTTTCCAATTCCACAAAGACTTAAAAGATAAAGTAAAAGGACAAAATGAAAAAAACTATAACTCTGTTCCAGTGTATGCAACAGCTAAATATACTTTTGACACACAAACAGTTGTAAAACCTTATGTTAAAGGTGATTTAGGATATTCATTCAACAGTGGAAACCATGACTATGGTGTTTTAGGAAAATTCAAAGCTAAAAATGGATTATACTACGGAGTAGGTGGAGGAATCAACTTCAACAACGTAAACGTAGAACTTATGTATAAAGAAAACCAAGGTGAATACAAATACGAAGGACCTGTAAGAGTTAATTCTAAATATGATGCTAATTACAGAAGAGTATCTCTTGGTGTAGGTTATAATTTCAACTTAGGAAATTAA
- a CDS encoding DUF4878 domain-containing protein translates to MKKLLLGMLMLLCLVSCGSGPNDTVSKFINNIKAGKPKEAAKYAIDDGFEGNLEITYTNKTQELLFKTLLKNLEYKIIGTEKQDNDTTIVTVEVTNLDVQKVFLQVFQKMSQEVFTNKDSKPLSVEERFKQELEAKDKPKTKNTTKFVVKKTPQGEKVVVTAENIDVLLGKLNTTLLNLGNLGKTENETAVELPETGPSTGVSQKPEELRNQNK, encoded by the coding sequence ATGAAAAAATTACTGTTAGGGATGCTTATGCTTTTATGTTTAGTTAGTTGCGGATCAGGGCCTAATGACACAGTTTCAAAATTTATTAATAACATAAAGGCTGGTAAGCCAAAAGAGGCGGCCAAATATGCTATTGATGATGGTTTTGAAGGAAATTTGGAAATAACTTATACTAATAAGACCCAAGAATTGCTTTTTAAAACATTATTGAAAAATCTTGAATATAAAATAATCGGAACAGAAAAACAGGATAATGATACTACTATCGTAACTGTAGAAGTAACAAATTTAGATGTACAAAAGGTATTTTTACAAGTTTTTCAAAAAATGTCACAAGAAGTTTTTACAAACAAAGATTCTAAACCGCTTTCAGTTGAAGAAAGATTTAAACAGGAACTTGAAGCAAAAGATAAGCCAAAAACAAAAAATACAACTAAATTTGTAGTTAAGAAGACTCCGCAAGGGGAAAAAGTAGTTGTTACAGCTGAAAATATTGATGTATTGCTTGGTAAACTTAACACAACATTATTAAATCTGGGAAATCTTGGAAAAACTGAAAATGAAACAGCAGTAGAATTACCAGAAACAGGACCTTCAACAGGAGTATCACAAAAGCCTGAAGAACTTAGAAATCAAAACAAATAA
- a CDS encoding ABC transporter substrate-binding protein — MKKVFLMMLLATVFIVGCGKKANDGNVIKIGVIAPLTGNYAQYGVAVKEGVELKVDAINNAGGINGKKIELITADSKGDVQEAVNAFKKMVSQDKVNVVIGEVVSATSQAISGLAQQAKVPLISATATSLDVTKGKDFVFRTTFTDPYQGTATAKYAKSKGIKSIAILTNSSNDYSVGIANAFKAQAAKDGITITEEKYTNDDKDFKAILTKVKGQNPQAIFIPDYYNTIGLIISQAKDLGINAQYLGGDGWDGIQTNFGKVAEGAIFASQFAPDDKAENVQKFMKAYKAKYNKEPIMFAALGYDTVEIVETALKSTKDLSGTSIREAMNNVSGIDLVTGKLKFDADRNPEKAVTFIQVKGGKLTLKEKF, encoded by the coding sequence ATGAAAAAAGTATTTTTAATGATGCTATTAGCCACGGTGTTTATTGTTGGATGCGGTAAAAAGGCTAATGATGGCAATGTCATAAAAATTGGAGTTATTGCACCGCTTACTGGGAATTATGCACAATATGGAGTAGCGGTAAAAGAAGGTGTGGAACTGAAGGTTGATGCTATTAATAATGCAGGTGGAATCAATGGTAAAAAAATTGAACTTATAACTGCAGATAGTAAGGGAGATGTTCAGGAAGCAGTAAATGCCTTTAAAAAGATGGTTTCACAAGATAAAGTTAATGTTGTGATTGGAGAAGTTGTATCGGCTACTTCACAAGCTATTTCAGGACTTGCGCAACAGGCAAAAGTACCTTTAATTTCAGCAACAGCTACAAGCCTTGATGTTACAAAGGGAAAAGATTTTGTATTTAGAACAACATTTACAGATCCTTATCAAGGGACTGCCACTGCGAAATATGCAAAATCTAAAGGTATAAAATCAATTGCAATATTGACAAACTCTTCAAATGACTATTCTGTAGGAATTGCAAATGCATTTAAGGCACAAGCTGCAAAAGATGGAATAACTATTACTGAAGAAAAATATACAAATGATGATAAAGACTTTAAAGCAATTTTGACAAAAGTAAAAGGACAAAATCCACAAGCTATTTTTATACCTGATTATTACAATACAATTGGGCTTATTATCTCACAAGCTAAAGATTTGGGAATTAATGCACAGTATCTTGGTGGAGATGGATGGGATGGAATCCAGACTAACTTTGGAAAGGTTGCAGAAGGAGCAATTTTTGCAAGTCAATTTGCACCAGATGACAAGGCTGAAAATGTTCAGAAATTTATGAAGGCTTACAAGGCTAAATATAACAAAGAGCCAATAATGTTTGCGGCACTTGGTTATGATACTGTAGAAATTGTAGAAACTGCTTTAAAATCTACAAAGGATTTATCAGGAACATCTATAAGGGAAGCTATGAATAATGTAAGCGGTATTGACCTGGTAACTGGTAAATTAAAATTTGACGCTGATAGAAATCCTGAAAAGGCGGTTACATTTATCCAAGTAAAAGGTGGAAAACTTACATTAAAGGAAAAATTCTAA
- a CDS encoding branched-chain amino acid ABC transporter permease, whose product MEKNNKEEKIKNIASLEKKQDEQPKKSKEAKNYKWKDLNYFNKLNVKNYVATFLLIVVFYFVLSFTFNPNDPFSYTKGIYINILIYVLFSVSLNITVGLMGQLNLGQAGFIAIGGYSAAFISKILASYNLPPFLQLILVSLFGGLVAAVFGFLVGGSTLRLRGDYLAIITLAFGEIVKYIIQNLDFLGGATGLNNIPPLLSFSNTYFIVVISIVIIAMAMTSRKGKEILSIREDEIAAENIGIGLNRVKLYGFAFSAFFAGVGGSLFAHNVGILTPDKFGFLFSIEILVMVVLGGLGSITGAIVAAVILTLLNEKLRDVSQFRYLVYAIILISLMIFRPKGIFGTKEFTFAGTKRRIKRIRDHKNSKNESDEN is encoded by the coding sequence ATGGAAAAAAATAATAAAGAAGAAAAAATAAAAAATATAGCTAGTTTAGAAAAAAAACAAGATGAACAGCCTAAAAAAAGTAAAGAAGCAAAAAATTACAAATGGAAAGACTTGAATTATTTTAACAAGTTAAACGTGAAAAATTATGTTGCTACATTTCTTTTGATAGTTGTATTTTATTTTGTTCTAAGTTTTACTTTTAATCCAAATGACCCTTTCAGCTATACAAAGGGAATTTATATAAATATCCTAATTTACGTGTTATTTTCAGTAAGTTTAAACATAACAGTCGGACTTATGGGACAGCTTAACTTGGGACAAGCTGGATTTATCGCAATAGGTGGATATTCAGCGGCATTTATTTCTAAAATATTGGCAAGCTATAATTTACCGCCATTTTTACAATTAATTTTAGTATCACTGTTTGGTGGATTAGTTGCAGCTGTATTTGGATTTTTAGTTGGTGGAAGTACACTTAGACTAAGGGGAGATTATCTTGCAATTATCACGCTTGCATTTGGAGAAATTGTAAAATATATTATTCAAAATTTGGACTTTTTAGGTGGAGCGACTGGACTTAACAATATTCCACCACTTTTGAGTTTTTCAAATACATATTTCATTGTAGTTATTTCAATTGTTATAATTGCGATGGCTATGACTTCTCGAAAGGGGAAAGAAATTCTGTCAATTAGGGAAGATGAAATTGCGGCTGAAAATATTGGAATTGGATTAAATCGTGTAAAACTTTATGGATTTGCATTTTCAGCATTTTTTGCTGGAGTTGGAGGGTCACTGTTTGCACATAATGTGGGAATTTTGACACCTGATAAATTTGGATTTTTATTCTCTATAGAAATTCTTGTTATGGTTGTGCTTGGAGGACTTGGAAGTATTACGGGAGCGATTGTTGCTGCGGTAATTTTGACATTATTAAATGAAAAATTAAGAGATGTTTCACAATTTAGATACTTAGTTTATGCAATTATATTGATTTCATTGATGATTTTCCGTCCAAAGGGAATTTTTGGAACAAAAGAATTTACATTTGCAGGAACAAAAAGAAGAATTAAGCGGATTAGAGATCATAAAAATAGCAAAAATGAAAGTGATGAAAATTAA
- a CDS encoding J domain-containing protein, protein MNKQIVRIIQFTINSVLIFVTVTSGILGFLLLIPLALTALVSFFIHNWSFFWNFLVIVAILLGAAFSIDTLSFKLPEMFGKFFDEEKEDKKIYQEYENWFNEWCQKEYEKFERARQEQQNQGYGAYHSTEDIIEKFEENLKILGLEANSQLSLQNIKKAHRTKAKELHPDKNPGKDTTADMQKVNAAKEYLDANLEYYLSKKFQN, encoded by the coding sequence ATGAATAAACAAATAGTCAGAATTATTCAGTTTACGATAAATTCAGTCTTAATTTTTGTAACAGTAACTAGCGGAATTCTAGGATTTCTTCTTTTAATTCCTCTTGCATTAACAGCTCTTGTAAGTTTTTTTATTCATAACTGGAGCTTCTTTTGGAATTTTCTGGTTATAGTAGCCATTTTGCTGGGAGCTGCATTTTCCATAGATACGTTAAGTTTTAAACTGCCAGAAATGTTTGGAAAATTTTTTGATGAAGAGAAAGAAGATAAAAAAATATATCAGGAGTATGAAAATTGGTTTAATGAATGGTGTCAAAAAGAATATGAAAAATTTGAACGTGCAAGACAAGAACAGCAAAATCAAGGATATGGAGCTTATCATTCTACAGAAGATATAATTGAAAAATTTGAAGAAAATCTAAAAATACTTGGACTGGAAGCAAATTCACAACTTTCTCTTCAAAACATTAAAAAAGCACATAGAACAAAGGCAAAAGAACTTCACCCAGACAAAAATCCTGGAAAAGATACAACTGCCGATATGCAAAAAGTTAATGCGGCTAAAGAATATTTAGATGCTAATTTAGAATATTATTTATCTAAAAAATTTCAAAATTAA